From the Polynucleobacter acidiphobus genome, the window AATGGATACCATTTCATATTCGCCATTCTCTTTTTGGCGCACGATGGGTCCGGCATGAAATATGGCGCCACCCGTCAAATCAACAGGAAGTTTTCGACCTAGCTCAATCAGACGGCGATGCGCCACATCCCGACAGGTCACTAGGGTTCCAGTTAAATAAACCACATCACCAATATTGAGAGACTCTAAATCTTCATCCTTAATGGGGGTTGTTAGGATTTTTTTCATACCTTAAACCCTTCGTGAGAAATGACTTCATAGGTGAGATCACTATTGATCCGTATCTTGCCGCGACGATGGGCCCAACAACCGGTGGAGACGGCTACCCCAATCGTCGAAGGATGGCGTGCAGAGTGTTCAATATTGACGCCCATCACACTGTTGTTCCCTGTTAAGCCCTGAGGTCCAAGGCCAAGTTCATTCAAACCATCGGCTAAGAGTTCTTCCATCAGCGCGGCATTTTCATTCGCACTTTTGGAAGTTACGGGGCGCAAAATAGCTTTTTTCGATAAACGTGCCGCCGTTTCTGCGGAAGTCGATACCCCAACCCCCACTAATAATGGAGGACAAGCATTCACACCGCGCGAAGTGATGACATCAAACACAAATTCAGCCACACCCTCATAACCTTGACCAGGCATTAGCACTTTGGCGGCTCCGGGCAAGGTGCAACCACCCCCGGCCATATACACATCGATCACGCAATCATCGCGCTCCGGCACGATTTCCCAATCAAGCCAAGGAATCTTGGACCCCGTATTGGTACCAGTATTCTTCTCATCAAAGGTTTCAACTGCGTTATGCCGTAGTGGCCCTTCTTTGGTAGCCCCCAAAGTAGCATTACTCAGTATCTCTTCCAATTCCCCAAGCAGAGGAAACTTGGCACCTGCGGTTAAGAAATACTGAATCACGCCAGTATCTTGGCAGCTGGGGCGATCTAACTTGTCGGCGGCCTCCTGATTTTGGCGCATGGACTCATACACTTCCTTAGCCAAAAAATTGACTTCTTTGCTACGCAATTCTCCCAATTTACTGGTCACATC encodes:
- the ttdA gene encoding L(+)-tartrate dehydratase subunit alpha, with amino-acid sequence MDKQAQVQDLTNVLSKFTAYIGKRLPTDVTSKLGELRSKEVNFLAKEVYESMRQNQEAADKLDRPSCQDTGVIQYFLTAGAKFPLLGELEEILSNATLGATKEGPLRHNAVETFDEKNTGTNTGSKIPWLDWEIVPERDDCVIDVYMAGGGCTLPGAAKVLMPGQGYEGVAEFVFDVITSRGVNACPPLLVGVGVSTSAETAARLSKKAILRPVTSKSANENAALMEELLADGLNELGLGPQGLTGNNSVMGVNIEHSARHPSTIGVAVSTGCWAHRRGKIRINSDLTYEVISHEGFKV